The following are encoded in a window of Candidatus Jordarchaeales archaeon genomic DNA:
- a CDS encoding glutamate synthase-related protein, translating to MEGWVLVNLRRPNSDEALGTLNRSRDVVPMSGLCTRCVDGCRGGCDIWLASFRGREVLYPQPYGEITAGGRKDYPVDYSHLNIQGYAWGAKGLDGNVGPDEAVFTRVDVTTEYGWNSKVKMLLPIFMGALGSTEIARRNWEHFAVGAAISGISIVCGENVCGVDPELELDAKGKVKKSPEMDRRIKIYKEYYEGYGELRVQLNVEDTRLGVAEYVSSKHELEAIEIKWGQGAKSIGGEIKVHSLERALELKRRGYIVLPDPEEPAVQEAFKAGAIKEFERHSRLGFVSKESFLEEVDRLRELGFKRVALKTGAYSAIDLAMALRYGAEAKLDLITLDGAPGGTGMSPWPMMNEWGIPTFYLEALAYQFCRRLDEKGFRVPDLAMAGGFSTEDGVFKAIAMGAPYVKAVCMGRALMIPGMVGKNIGKWIEEGDLPKTVARYGKTVEEIFVTYEELRAKYGEDVKKIPLGAIGVYTFCQKFKVGLQQLMAGSRNFKLSTISRKDLVALTEEAAKVSGIPYVMEAYREEAERILDGE from the coding sequence TTGGAGGGTTGGGTCTTGGTAAACTTGAGAAGGCCGAACTCCGACGAAGCGTTAGGAACACTTAACCGTTCAAGGGACGTAGTTCCCATGTCTGGTTTGTGTACGAGGTGCGTCGATGGGTGTAGAGGTGGGTGTGACATCTGGCTTGCTTCCTTTAGAGGAAGAGAAGTCCTCTATCCTCAGCCTTACGGTGAGATAACTGCAGGCGGCCGTAAAGACTACCCAGTGGACTACTCGCACCTGAACATTCAAGGGTACGCCTGGGGAGCTAAGGGGTTGGATGGCAACGTTGGCCCAGATGAAGCTGTATTCACCAGGGTTGATGTGACCACGGAGTACGGGTGGAACAGTAAGGTCAAAATGCTCCTCCCCATTTTCATGGGCGCCCTTGGTTCTACGGAGATAGCGCGCAGGAACTGGGAGCACTTCGCGGTTGGAGCCGCGATATCGGGCATATCTATAGTTTGCGGTGAGAATGTTTGCGGTGTGGACCCAGAGCTGGAGTTGGACGCGAAGGGTAAGGTTAAGAAGTCTCCGGAGATGGATAGGAGGATAAAAATCTACAAGGAGTACTATGAAGGCTACGGGGAGCTGCGTGTGCAACTTAACGTTGAGGACACGAGACTGGGAGTTGCAGAGTACGTTTCAAGCAAACATGAGCTTGAAGCGATAGAGATCAAGTGGGGGCAAGGTGCGAAGAGCATAGGTGGAGAGATAAAGGTTCACTCGCTTGAAAGGGCTTTGGAGCTCAAGAGGAGGGGTTACATAGTCCTACCCGACCCCGAGGAACCTGCAGTACAGGAGGCTTTCAAAGCTGGCGCCATCAAGGAGTTTGAGAGGCACTCAAGGCTCGGCTTTGTCAGCAAGGAGTCGTTCCTAGAGGAGGTTGACAGGCTTAGGGAGTTAGGGTTTAAGAGGGTGGCCCTCAAGACTGGAGCCTACTCGGCAATTGACCTCGCCATGGCGCTGAGGTACGGGGCTGAGGCGAAGCTCGACCTTATAACTCTTGACGGAGCTCCCGGTGGAACCGGGATGAGCCCGTGGCCAATGATGAACGAATGGGGAATTCCCACGTTCTACCTCGAAGCGCTAGCCTACCAGTTCTGCAGGAGGCTCGATGAGAAAGGGTTCCGGGTTCCCGACCTAGCAATGGCTGGCGGCTTCTCGACGGAGGACGGAGTCTTCAAGGCGATAGCAATGGGAGCCCCCTACGTGAAGGCGGTATGCATGGGTAGGGCTCTCATGATACCTGGAATGGTGGGCAAGAACATCGGAAAGTGGATAGAGGAAGGAGATTTGCCTAAGACTGTCGCCAGGTACGGTAAAACGGTGGAGGAGATATTCGTCACATACGAGGAGCTGAGGGCGAAGTACGGCGAGGATGTAAAGAAGATCCCCCTCGGAGCCATAGGAGTATACACGTTCTGCCAGAAGTTCAAGGTTGGACTACAACAGCTGATGGCTGGGAGCAGGAACTTCAAGCTCTCAACGATTTCACGCAAGGACCTCGTAGCTCTAACAGAGGAAGCGGCGAAGGTTTCAGGGATACCATACGTGATGGAAGCCTACA